The sequence AACGTTTGCAATTGAAACTAGTCTGGTAAACCTTTGGTTGTTTTTGGGTGCCTGCACGGAATCATAATACCTGGGAGGGTAGTAAATAAACTGTATGTTTTGTCTGGTGAGGCGTTACGTTGGCGCTGGTGTTACCCTTGAGCAAATCTCACTAAGTCTAAATTTGGGTTCTAACGCGGTACGGGCATCGAGGTCCACCGCAACCAGGGGAAGTGTTTGAGAACATCACGTGGACAACTGGTAGTTCCAGATCCCAACACAAAGCTCGGCATGAACAGTCTCTCACTCGACTCGTACCCCATCACCTGGATTTTGATGATACTACAATATCAATGTCCTACTTGGTAAAAGATAGCGCTAGCTGTCCTCAGTGTAGAAATAGGTAAGGCAGTTTATTCCGGTTGTCTTAGTTGTGTTTTCACATCGACTAGCACAAATGCCGAGTGTCGGTGCGTTCAACTGGATAGTAAAAGCATGAAAACACTTGAGATAGGAAAGAACAATTCGCGGTTGGGACATATAGAATCATCGCGTGATTGTGAAGATAATTCTGAATCCCCAATTCAACACTCTGCAACCTTTTATAGTGATGCTTCGCCCATTCAATCGGTAAGCTCGGCGATCGCGATCGGGCTATTGAAGCTGATTTGATTCATGGACCCACTCAAAACCACCAACAACCTTGCCCAGACGGGAAACTCCGTAGGTTCCTTGATACTCCTACCCGATTATACATACTCGGATTTTCATAATTCTTATCAACTGCCTCTTCGACAAATAGTTGCTCGACAACTCCCAACTCCGGCCTCTGACTGCCATCACTTTATTGCATCTCAAGAACATGCCGCTGGGAAGGACTTGTCCTCTGGGAGATCGGACTGTCTAGAATCACTGTTGAGCCTTGCCCATCCGGGCGATCAGTCCTATCAACAAAACGTTAGGATGCCTCGGAGTACTGGGCGAATGCGAATGCTACCGGGGCTGGAAGATAATGGTTCCGAGGATCTTGATAACCTGGGAAATGTATACAATGTGCTGGCTAGCTCCTTGCCACTGGATCGAACCGTCGAGAGCAACGGGTTGCCGTTCATTTTACAGGCGCGTAGGTAACTTTTCCTTTATGTGATCCTTCGAGATCTTATTTTCACAGACGCCAGATGGATGTCACACTTTCTGTTCGAGTCCGTACGAATCGCGCACTTGGCCAAAGACTATATTATTGAGAACTACAAGAGTGGAGAGGTATCTCGACGGAAAATGAACTTGCTGGCTAGTAATGCTTATGCGATCACTGGCTCGACGGAATACGATCTAGCCAACGTTCCGTCGTTTTTCATGATTCAATCGTGCGTCTTAATAACCTTAGCTGAAGCTGCTTCACGAGTTCAAGCTTCCCGGGAATTGGATGAGCAGTATGCTCTTGAAGCAATGCAGAACACGTACGAGGTTAGTTTCCAACTATCTCAGCAGTCCATCAACTTATCATCCTAATGCAAGTTAATCTCTTCATTATGTAAAGTGGGATCCTTATCATATGTTTCAAGCATTATGCAACTTGCAGCACCAGTTTTCCGTCGGGCttgtccagactctttggaGGGATTAATAAACTTACCCAGCCTCTTGACAACTCTAAATCTACCTCTTCAGTATTACGCCACATTCGATATTATACTTGGTGTATTGACCTGCCGACCTACATTCTTCCGCTACGATGTGGAATTCACTCCTCAAGCACCCGAAACTTTATTTACTCTGGAAAATGGACCTGGTTTACGGTGGCTATATGGAATTCCCAATCGATTAATATTTACGTTTGCGAAGATGAGTGCTTTACTCGAAGACTTTGGGCCATGCATTGGGACGGAAATCGTAGACAAATTGGAACGAGAGATACGGGATATAGTACCGATTATAGTCCCTTCGACCGAGCCTGCTATTGCTATAGGACAGATGGCGGTACAGGAATGTTGGTGTCTTGCAGCATTGATTTATTTGTATATGGTAAGTACACTAAACGACGGTAGCATTTCTACTGACATTCCGGAAAGGGTCTATGCGGATCCCTTACTTTTGATTCTCAAGTAACAAAAGCACGAAGGCAGTTTTTAAAGATCCTACCGCAAGTTAGACCAAGGCGGAGCCCAGATGTGTTCTTGATATTTCCCTTGGTTATCGTAAGTACAGAACTTCCCTGAATGACAATCTATTGATTGTTCACATAGCTTGGGGTCGCCACACACGACCTAAAAGAACAAGACATAATTCGAAGACGAATGCTCGGGGTTCCAGAATGTGTTCGCCTC comes from Rhizoctonia solani chromosome 4, complete sequence and encodes:
- a CDS encoding Fungal specific transcription factor domain, translated to MDPLKTTNNLAQTGNSVGSLILLPDYTYSDFHNSYQLPLRQIVARQLPTPASDCHHFIASQEHAAGKDLSSGRSDCLESLLSLAHPGDQSYQQNVRMPRSTGRMRMLPGLEDNGSEDLDNLGNVYNVLASSLPLDRTVESNGLPFILQAHARWMSHFLFESVRIAHLAKDYIIENYKSGEVSRRKMNLLASNAYAITGSTEYDLANVPSFFMIQSCVLITLAEAASRVQASRELDEQYALEAMQNTYEYYATFDIILGVLTCRPTFFRYDVEFTPQAPETLFTLENGPGLRWLYGIPNRLIFTFAKMSALLEDFGPCIGTEIVDKLEREIRDIVPIIVPSTEPAIAIGQMAVQECWCLAALIYLYMGLCGSLTFDSQVTKARRQFLKILPQVRPRRSPDVFLIFPLVILGVATHDLKEQDIIRRRMLGVPECVRLGTMGNDFIRVLDSVWQTPRQGVWSDLRRACWQVLGV